The sequence CATTCCAACTTACTCCGATACTTTCACGCGCATGAGTTTGCACCAATCGAACCAGGCTGCGTCTGATAAACAAAAAAGGTTTTTCTTTAATATGAGCTACAGCAGCAGACTTTAGATAATCGTCTCGCTGTGCTTCATTCATTCCCTTGGCTTCAGGGGGTAATGGCATATATCCACCCGTGGACTCGGGATTATTGCCCATCCAAAGGTTAGCACCTGAATTCGTTGAGATGGTGGTAAACTGTCCGAAAACCTGAGTATTACGGATTGACCAAGGAGCAATCAGCAGCGCCATGACAACAAACATGACCAACGTAGCTGTCAAGTTCTTAAATATCTCCCTTGTCCTAACCGCCCGCTCAAATAATAGTAAGATGGGAATTAACAGTGCCGTCGGTCGCACATAACTTGCTGCTGCCAATACTACAGCAACCCCCAATGCTCTCGACCGAAGTGTGAGTCCTTCGTTCAACCATAGCCACAGTCCCACTAATACCAATGCCGTAAAAAGTAACTCACTAGCCAGGACGGTGGTAAATTGGATTTGGCTGGGCCATAATGCCAATATGATACCTGTCACTATAGCAATGCGACGATTGAACCAGGTTTCTGCCAAGCGCATTGAAACCCAAATAATGACAGCGGTCAGTAAGAGGTTGAAAACAATAATCGGTAAATAGTTGTGACCAAACAGCCAGTAAAATAAGGCATAGACAAAAGAGGTTCCAGGGGGCCAATAAGCCGTGGGATCACCACTCTCCCAGCCATACCCCTGTCCCGTTGCCAAGTTGAGGGCAAAGGTATCGTAGGCGTTACTATCTGAGACGGGGATTACGGGTACGGCTATTGC comes from Coleofasciculus chthonoplastes PCC 7420 and encodes:
- a CDS encoding glycosyltransferase family 39 protein, which encodes MLKNYLPDIRIILIALGLRILWAIAVPVIPVSDSNAYDTFALNLATGQGYGWESGDPTAYWPPGTSFVYALFYWLFGHNYLPIIVFNLLLTAVIIWVSMRLAETWFNRRIAIVTGIILALWPSQIQFTTVLASELLFTALVLVGLWLWLNEGLTLRSRALGVAVVLAAASYVRPTALLIPILLLFERAVRTREIFKNLTATLVMFVVMALLIAPWSIRNTQVFGQFTTISTNSGANLWMGNNPESTGGYMPLPPEAKGMNEAQRDDYLKSAAVAHIKEKPFLFIRRSLVRLVQTHARESIGVSWNEKGLVKRYGTGVLLPLKIINQLYWLAALGLGLIGIVLLGKQQGWVMMISHPTVLFWGYFAAVHAVIVAQDRYHFPSIPMIAILAALTILSLLKVRQKRQKISETS